ATCACTTCTCTTCAGCAAATAGGAGGGCCTTGCTTCTGTCATGAACTTGCTTTGGGAGCTGTTTGACCTGTTTTTAGACATGCCCTTCTGATTTATATGTCTGTGTTAATTTGTATTTCTCTGCTGGGTTTTCAAAACCTATCAGCTGTTCCTACCTGTTGTTAGTTTTCTGACCAAGTGCACGTGTCTCTCCGGCCTACTATTTTTGAATCATCCATCATAGGTACTGGTGTATTTTCATTGTTATCAAATCCTGGTTTCACGGTGTGAGCTATGTGTAGCTTTTAGTAGCTGAAGATAAATTGTAATAATGAACTTGCTGGTgatatggtttttttttgggtgctATTGAAGGGTTTTGTGACAATCTCATTTGCTTCAGGTCCCAAGTTATAATAGGGTGTGCTATGGTGATGTGTCACCGGTTTTACATGCGCCAATCTCATGCAAAAAATAACTGGCAGGTAAAGAATATTCTTGTATTCATTTGGTTCATCAGTTGCATTCAATAATCTGTAACAGAGAAAATTGAAATTCTAATTCTCACTTGGTGATTTTGCAGACGATAGCAACTTCTAGTCTCTTCCTCGCTTGCAAAGCTGAAGATGAGCCGTGTCAACTCTCCAGCGTTGTTGTTGCGTCTTATGAAATCATTTATGAGTGGGATCCTTCTGCCTCAATTAGAATCCATCAAACTGTAAGTATATTTATACATCCATCTATCCATCCATTGGTAATATTAATATCTTACTTTgcatttttactaatttattaCTCGTTACTCTGTCTGTAGGAATATTACCATgaatttaaagaatttatttTGGCCGGGGAGAGGCTTCTGCTGGACACAAGTGCTTTCCAGCTTCTAGACGTCGAGCTTCCGTACAAACCTCTGGCTGCAGCTTTGAATAGCGTGAACGCTTGGCCTGACCTTGCAACAGCTTCATGGAATTTTGTGCACGATTGGTAAAGACCCCTTTGTTAATAATAGTATCTCCCCTTTTGTTGCCACATTGAGTTTGAATGATCTTGTAATGCATTGTTTGTGTGCAGGCTTCGAACGACACTGTGCTTGCAGTACAAACCTCATGTTATTGCAACTGCCACTGTGCACCTAGCTTCCACGTTTCAGAATGGTAAAGTAGGCAGCAGGAGAGATTGGTGGTTAGATTTTGGAGTGACAACCAAGCTGTTAAAAGGTTTGTCGTTCAAACACTTCTTAACATGTGCTGTTACATAGATTTAGCGGTTGATTAATGATGTTTAATGGTGACAGAGGTGATCCAGGAGATGTGCATGCTGATAGAAGCGGACAGAAGGAGGACTATGCCTCCGCCTCCGCCTCCAAGAAGAGAGGTAGCTTGGGCAATACCTGCACCCTTAAAGCCTCCGGTCCATATGTCTAGAGGCTATCCGTTTCACAGCTACCCTTTGCAGTCCTATAGACAGCCTGGAATTTGGTGAGAGCCAATTGTTCAGCAGCTTGAAGAtgtaatctctctctcttgtaGTCTTGAGTTTGGTCGATAGACAAAGGAAGATTCTGTGGAGAGAGGCAGTGTAAGGTTACATAGCAGTCGGAGTGAGGTTTTTATGTGGCTAAGTTAAGCCTTCTCAGGTGTGACTATCTTTCACCAGAGTGAATCTCTCTCAAGATTCTTCTTGTTTGTTCTGTTACATAGAGATTATGTAGAGTTGTTGGTTATTACAAGTGTCCACACGCTTGTTACAACACTAGCAAAACCTTTATGTTATTGTACATCTGGAAtctatattttgggttaattcAAATTGTTTTCGACTTATTTTCTCGTTGCAAGTAGTTTCATTTGATGTAGTGCCATTAGCCTGTGTCTAACCCCCTTAAGTAATATACATGTACTGAAAACAAAACTTATGATCAgttaataaaaattagtctTTTTTGGTCAGCAATAAAAATTCGTCTTTAAATAATAGAAATTAGCTTGTTGGAAAACTAATAATCCTGGACTgtgatgttttatataaatagacttaatttataaaaaaaaatatattaaataacactaaaatttgtttaatcgataaatttattataaatataatctaACTGGTTAAGATATTAAATCTATTTATATTAAGAGTTGAATGACATAATATCTgatagtttaaatatttttataaagtatcatttattataatgtattaattattattttatattataaatgagATTATATACAAATGATTTTAAGCTCTGATAAAAATTTTAACCAAATTATATTCAGTTCAATTCaagatcaaaaaaattattatatttattgattATCTATTGTATTTATTGATAGTCGTTTTACCAATAGCTTTTAAGCGCATGATTATCACAGGGAAATAGCATaagttttcattaaaaaaataaaaataaaataaaagtataatatattgGCTGGCAAacaattttaggaaaaaaattctGGAGATCTTTGTTTAACCAAACTGCATTGTTCCCCTATTTCCTTTTTGCGAGGTAAAACTTAACATcctagaaagaaaaaagaaaagtaaaagtgCGGTGAAAACATATCGGAAAAGTTAAAAGGCAAAAACCcgattcttatatttttgttcAATTAATTACTACAATTATAAATAACCTCAATCAATCTCTGTTTCTCCCTTAGCTCGCGAACAAAGCAAACCCTAGATCATCATCGGCAATTCTTCCACTGACGGCGGCGGATCTCTCAATCTCCGTAACACTCTGTAAGCTTTCTTTCCCCCATTATTCGATATAGCCGCCGTCTCTGTGGTTTATTAGCTCCTTTGCCGGATTTAGTTCCTCAACCTCTTCTTTAGAATGGATactaatcttttcaatctaagCGTGTGAGATTTATTTTGTGTAGCCTGTTTGATTATTGTTTGATTAGGGTGTGCAATGGCCGAGCATTTAGCTTCAATCTACGGCACCGAGAAGGACAGAGTGAACTGCCCTTTCTACAACAAGATGGGCGCGTGCCGTCACGGTGACCGCTGCTCTCGAATCCACAACCGCCCCGCCATCTCCCCTACCCTCCTCCTCGCCAACATGTACCAGAGACCCGACATGATCACCCCCGGAGTCGACGCTCAGGGCCAGCCTCTCGACCCGCGCAAGATCCAAGAGCATTTCGAGGATTTCTTCGAGGATCTATTCGAGGAGCTCGGGAAGTTTGGAGAGATTGAGAGTCTCAACATTTGTGACAATCTCGCTGACCACATGATTGGTAACGTGTATGTTCAGTTTAAGGAGGAGGACCAGGCTGCTGCTGCGTTGCGGGCTTTGCAAGGTAGGTCTTACTTGGGCCGGCCCATTATCGGGGAGTTCTCTcctgtgacggattttagggaGGCGACGTGTAGGCAGTATGAGGAGGAGAACTGCAGCCGTGGTGGGTATTGTAACTTTATGCACGTGAAGCTTGTTTCGAGGGAGATGAGGAGGAAGCTCTTTGGGAGGAGGTCTCACCGAAGAGGAAGCAGGAGTAGGAGTATAAGTCCCAGGGGGAGGAGAGAGTTTGGCCGGCGTGGTGGTGATCGTGATCCTCCTCGCAGGGAGTTTAATCACCGGGACAGGGATGGGGAGTTTTACCGGCATGGAAGTGGGAAGAGGTCGGAGAGAGGAGGCAGGGACAGGGACGGTtcaaggaggagagagagaagccCTGGTGGTGGGAGAGAAGGAAGCGAGGAGAGGAGGGCGAGGATTGAGCAGTGGAACAGAGAACGTGAGGAGAAGGAAGAGGGAGGAGCATAAGCATAACTCGAATTGTAGCTGCTGCAATGTGGTTGGTTCTGCTGTCTGCTTTTCTCTGCGTTTGCTGAATCATTTGGTTGTTCTAATTTGGTAACTTGAAATGAGtcctttaaattataaaaaaatgttgggGTTGGTTTCTTGTAGTCCCCTTGTTAGTGATCCTCTTCGCCAATGTCCTTTTCAGAACTTTGTGAAAAGAGTTTAGTTTTCTCCTTTCTTCATCAACTCTTAATTCGTGGGCCTGAGTAACGAGTATATGTGGATTGATCATATGCCTCAGCAAGGCCAGCCCATGTCTTTGGGTCTAAAGCAAAAACAACTTTTGAATCAATTTAAACACAATTGCTAAAAAAGGCAATGCAATTACAAGATTATGATTCAAACCGAGCAGTTTTAAGATGCAAGTGTTGGACTAAACCACAGCAATCTCCTTATAGTTAATGTTCTTAATAAAAGATTGAGATAGTTAGATACCTAAACACTAGCTTGACGTGTGTCTCAATTCTATATGTTTGTTTAGATGCAGCGTGTCTGTATAGCGTTTGCATTTGATTGATATGGTGGATTATGTCTGCCATATGGTTATTGATTCTActgataataataaaattgtttattttcttcGTACCTCatcaaatgttttataaatttgtgaaaaaatgttattataaataaccaggattttttttttgttttcaattaatcTTCTTATATAATGAAACCACGattaatcaacaatatttcaTTAATTCTTCACTCAAATATCGCCCCGGTCACCTCTAACCCGGTCTGCCCCTCCGAGCAGCCACCACACCATCGCCCATCGACGGTGTCATTTACTTCACAGGATACGTATTACTTTTCAAgtatcaaacaaaacaaacaaaacaaacaaaaagtcgTTTATTCTTAGCTTTTATTGACTGGATACtcataacatatatttttttttggtctagcacataacataacatatatattgtcgacttaactttttttaatcaCATGAATAATCAATTATGTAGATAAGCAGACATATTGATTGACCACGTGGAGAAAGTCTTTGCCGTCTTCGTTATATAATAGTAATACACCCATACAAAGCTTTATCAACTTTTCAAGAGTTTTTTTACACCATATACAAACAAATATCGGAAATAGGATTTTTCCCGCTGCTCTATGATTAAAGGTTGCATCAAGACAATGGTCGACTTAAAACCAAATCTCGGTTACTAACTAACATTAAAGAAGAGAGCATCTTCAAGATCACGAGTTCGAGTGCCATAAgctacttttaattttaaatgctTTCTTATCTAAAACATGACTACCCtgccagcgcggatatgaattt
The window above is part of the Brassica napus cultivar Da-Ae chromosome C3, Da-Ae, whole genome shotgun sequence genome. Proteins encoded here:
- the LOC106389582 gene encoding cyclin-T1-3 isoform X1, coding for MGEEQHSRKRSRQHFEAEETRHISLLKSPRCETAKWYFSKEEIERFSPSRKDGIDLAKESFLRSSYCTFLQRLGMKLHVSQVIIGCAMVMCHRFYMRQSHAKNNWQTIATSSLFLACKAEDEPCQLSSVVVASYEIIYEWDPSASIRIHQTEYYHEFKEFILAGERLLLDTSAFQLLDVELPYKPLAAALNSVNAWPDLATASWNFVHDWLRTTLCLQYKPHVIATATVHLASTFQNGKVGSRRDWWLDFGVTTKLLKEVIQEMCMLIEADRRRTMPPPPPPRREVAWAIPAPLKPPVHMSRGYPFHSYPLQSYRQPGIW
- the LOC106389581 gene encoding splicing factor U2af small subunit A — encoded protein: MAEHLASIYGTEKDRVNCPFYNKMGACRHGDRCSRIHNRPAISPTLLLANMYQRPDMITPGVDAQGQPLDPRKIQEHFEDFFEDLFEELGKFGEIESLNICDNLADHMIGNVYVQFKEEDQAAAALRALQGRSYLGRPIIGEFSPVTDFREATCRQYEEENCSRGGYCNFMHVKLVSREMRRKLFGRRSHRRGSRSRSISPRGRREFGRRGGDRDPPRREFNHRDRDGEFYRHGSGKRSERGGRDRDGSRRRERSPGGGREGSEERRARIEQWNREREEKEEGGA
- the LOC106389582 gene encoding cyclin-T1-3 isoform X2; this encodes MVMCHRFYMRQSHAKNNWQTIATSSLFLACKAEDEPCQLSSVVVASYEIIYEWDPSASIRIHQTEYYHEFKEFILAGERLLLDTSAFQLLDVELPYKPLAAALNSVNAWPDLATASWNFVHDWLRTTLCLQYKPHVIATATVHLASTFQNGKVGSRRDWWLDFGVTTKLLKEVIQEMCMLIEADRRRTMPPPPPPRREVAWAIPAPLKPPVHMSRGYPFHSYPLQSYRQPGIW